One Nocardiopsis gilva YIM 90087 genomic window, GGGTACTCGGACGCACCCTCGGTGCGCACGCGGGCGCTCTCCACGACCATTTCCCGGCTGCGCTGGCGGAAGGACGGGTCCTGAACCAGTTCGGCCAGCTCCACCCAGGCGTCGACCTGTTCGGGGGTGGGGTCGTCCGGCAGCGCCGGGGCCACGGCGCGGTACTTCTGCTGGACCGCGTTATCCGCGTCCAGGCCGCCGAAGACGGCTTCGTGGTAGTCGTCGATGATGCTCTGCCGCTCTTCGGCGGAGAGCTGGGCGAGTCGGTTCATGAGCGAGAGCTCCCGTTCCGTTGGGGTCCGATGGGCCACGGTGCGCAGCACGGCCCGGCGCACGCGCAACACGCGGATCTGCGCGTCGAGCGCGTCGGCGTGCGCGGTGGCCACCGCTCCGATGTCGGCCTTCCGCTCCAGGACCGCCCGGATCGTCGCCAGGTCGATGCCCAGGTCGCGGAGTGTGCGCACCAGGTCCAGGCGGGCCACGGCCTCGGCGTCGTAGAGCCGGTACCCGGCCGCGCTGCGATCCGAGGGCGGGACGATGCCCTCATCCGAATAGAACCGGATGGTCTTGACCGTCAACCCGGTGAGTTTGGCCAGTTCACCGATGGTGTGGAGGCCGTGCTGCGTTTCCATGGGCACCACTGTGGGGTCTCCCCTCACTGGAGGGTCAAAGTGCTTTTCGCATCCTGGGTGTCGGGTGGTTCACGGGGCCGCCTCCCCGTAGACCGCGGCGGTGGCGCGGGCGAACTCGGCGAGGCGGGTGCGCAGCTCGGGCGGGCCGAGGACCTCGATCTCGGGGCCGTACCGCACGAATTCCGAGACCGCGATTTCGACCGATTCGACGCGCAGCTCGACCTCGTAGCGGCCGTCCTCGCCCACCTCGGCACCGGAGGTCCCGGCGGCGGTGATGGCGCTGGACAGTGCCCGCACCAGCTCCAGCCCGAGCGGCGTAAGGCGTACCCGGGCGCGAAGGGAGTGTCGGCTCTCCTCGAAGTCGCGCGACCAGATCGCCCACTGCTCGGCCAGATCGAAGCCTTCGGGCCGCTGGAACACGACCCCGGTGTCGGTGAGCTCCTCGATGCGCGTGACCCGAAACGTGCGCACCTGCCGGGTCGGCGGGCGGTCGCTGTCCGCTCGCGCGGACTCCGGACGCGCGGCGTGCGGGCGAGCGAGAAAGTACCAGGTGCCGGCCTTCAGCACCAGACCGAGAGGGTCCAATGTCCGCCGGACGTGGCGCCCATCGTAGCGGCGGTAGGCGACCTCGACCGTGTGCTCCTCCCACACCGCCGCGGCCAGGGCCGACAGGTGGGGGACCGGGTCGCGGTCCTGCCACCAGCCGGGCGCGTCCAGATGGAAGCGGGAGCGCACGCGCTCGGCGCGCTCGCGCATCTCCGCGGGGAGCGCGGCCAGCAACTTGAGATTGGCCGCGGCCATCTCGGCGCCCAGCCCGAGCTCGGCGGCGGCGCCGGGCACCCCGGTCAGGAACAGCGACTCGGCCTGGCCCTCGGTGAGGCCGGTGAGCCGGGTCCGGTAGCCCTCCATCAGGCTGTACCCGCCGCCGGTGCCCCGGTCGGCGTAGATCGGGACGCCCGCGGCGTTGAGCGACTCCACATCCCGGTAGATGGTGCGCTCCGAGACCTCCAGCTCCTCGGCGAGCCGGGCCGCCGTCATCCGGCCCCGGTTCTGCAGAAGGAGGAGCAGGGAGAGCAGTCGACTGGCGCGCATGGGCCCAGTATCGCGCGCATTCCTGACAATGAGTGTCAGGTGCCGGGCCGCGTGCCGCCTCCTGATCGACCTGGCCCTAGCTAGGGCGCCCACCGCGAGCGGACGCGTCGGCCGGTGATCCGGTGCGGGAAGATCCGGACATAGGTAGCACGGTCGCCGCCCGGCCACGGTCGGACGGGAACGGCGGCCAGTATGGCCATCAGCTCCGCCGAGCCGCTCACCTGCCGCGCGCGGCCCGCGACCAGAACGCTCCACCCCTCGCTCATCGCCCCGTCGATCGCGTCCACCTCGAAGCCGACATCGCCGCGCGCGTAGCGGTCGATGGTCCCGCCCGCCAGCGTCCGGAGCAGGACCGTGCCGTCGACCACCGCGAAATTGACCGGCAGGACACTGGGCCATGTCTCGTCCGCGACGTGAAACGCGAGGCGTCCCACACCGCCGGGCTCGATCAGCTCCAGGCACTCCTCGCGGCTGAGCTCACGCAGCTCGGCGTCGGCGATGTAGGTGGGGTGGCAGCCGGGTGGTGCATCGGATTCGGCGCCGAGGAGCGCCTCGGCCGACGTCCGCAGCGCACGGGCGAGCCGGTGCAGCGCCGCCCGGGTGAGCTGGGGCGGTGACTCCTCGATATAGGCGACGTACCCCGGGTGCATCCCGGCGCGTCGCGCCACGTCCTCACGGCTCAGGCCGAGCTCGGTGCGGCGGTGGGCCACACGCCGTCCAAGGTCGCCCCTGGCGTGCTCTGGGCGGTGGGTGGTCTTCATGGGCGGCTCCCGAAGGTTGGCGACGACCGGTGGCAGGTGCACGTACGCGCCGACGCCGGAAACGCCATGCCATCGCGCTCCTGTGCCGATCATCGCCTGCTGTGACGGGTGGGACACCGGGCCATAGGGCCCGGCCTGGGGGCCGATGGTCCTGTGGCCGCTGGGGCCGGGATTCGGGACGAAAGACCGGCCGGGTACGGGAACGACGGCGCTAGCGGGGCCCGTCCACGGTGTCGAGACTGGCCGGTGCCAGCCACCCGCAGTCGCACCCGTCGACGGTGCCGGTCCGAGGGGGATCGCCATGAAACGCACGGAGGCGTGGAGAGACCAGCGCGCCACGGTCTCCCTGGCCCGGGGGTTCGACGTGATGGTCATCGCGCACCTGAAGGACAGGCTGACGGCCCTCGACCGCCGGTTCTGCCCGAGCATCCGGCACACGTATGCCGATGTGCGGCACGTGGCGGCCCCGGGATACGGCAAGCTCACGCGCGTCGAGTTGGTGATCGAACTCGGCGTCGGCGTTGCCACCGGATCCGTGCACGCGGTCGCGGACGCCGACAGTGTGTGCGTTGCCGTGGACAAGGTCCTGCGCAGGGCCGTCCGCCTGCTCGTCGCCCGTCATGGGGCGGAGGCCCACGAGCAGGCGCGATGGGTGCCGCCGAACGGGCCGCGCCCGACGGCGTCGGAGCCGGCGGACGGCGACTCCTCGGGCCCCGCTACGGTCTGACGCCACCCCGGCATCCCGCTGTCCCGTTCCCCGCCATCAGAAGGGGAATCCTGGCGGCGGCCCCGTGGACGTCGCGCCCGCGGTGTGCCGGGCTGCCGCGGTCGTGCCGACATCCGGCCCGCGCCACACGGCGAAGCCGCCGCTTCCCTCTGAGGGCAGGGACGGCGTCACGGAGCGGCGGCCGTGTGCACCGGCCGTAAGGCCGGCGCACAACCAGAGGCCTCCACGACCACGCGGCTCACCCCGGGCACGGTCCGCGCGATGCTCGCCACCAGCGAACTCTCCGACGCGCTGTGTCCGTTGGAGCCGGACAGGTGCGCGACACCGTCCCGGACACGGACGTCCCACCCTCGCGTATACGGGCCGCGCACGCTGAGCGCCGTCAGCACCTCGCGCCGAATTCGGTCATCGGGACGGGCATACGACCGCAGCAGCTCGCGGCGGCAGACCATGCCGACAACGCTGCCCTCGTCCACCACCGGAACGCACCGGACGCGGGCGCGGCACATGCGATCCGCCAGCTCCGCGACATCGCCGACCTCGGTGGCCGTGACCACCCTGCGGGTCATCACATCGGCGACCCGGAGCGGCAACGGCGTACGCGGCTCCGAGCGCGGGATCATCGACGCCCGCGGATCGGCCTCCATGCGGTCGCGCAGCAGGTCGACCTCGGCCACGATCCCGCTGAGCGTCCCACCGGCACCGATGACCGGCGCGGCCTCGACGCCCGTACGTACGAACTCGGCGGCCGCCTCCTTGACCCGCGTGTCCTCCGTCAGGAGCAGACGGGGCGCCGTCATCGCCTCTCTCACCAGCATCGCCGCCGCCCCTCACGCCGTGTCGCGGTGACGTCCTCGCCCCGGATCGTCGGCGTGGCGCGGAACGGGACGAAGGGAAAGTCGAACAGCTCCGCGACATCGGGCACGAGGGTGTGCCTGCCGTGCATCTCCAGTGCGTTCATGGTGCTGCCTCCTCGGGCGTGAGCCTCGGGATCGGGCGCGTGTCCAGCGCGGTCTGGGCGCTGGTCGCGCTCCGGTCGGGTACCCCTCACCCCACCTTCGCCGGTGGAGGTGGGACAGGGGAGAATGTCGGGGCGCCGTAGGCCCTTGGTCACCCGCTCGCGATGACGGCCCGCGCCGTGCGTCCGGAGGCGGCGCCACTACGCGCCCGCTGGTTCCTCCCGCGCGCGATGCGGCCCGAACACCCGGCGGGTCCCTGGATGGATGGTGAACCTGCGCCCGGCGAGCTCCACATCGATCGGCGGCTCCTCCGAGCTCGGCACGGTGATGGCCACCTGGTCCTCGCGCACGGCCACCTCGATGCCCCAGTGCCCCCGGTAGCGGATCCGGAAGGTGAGCCGGTCGAGCTCCGACGGCAGCAGCGGGTCCAGCCGCAGTACTCCCTCCGCCGCGGCCAGGCCCGTGTAGCAGCGGGTGAGGATGTCCACGGTCCCCGCCATCGCGCCCAGGTGGATGCCCTCGGCGGTCGTCCCGCCCTGCACGTCCTCGATGTCCGAGCGCAACGCCTCCAGGAAGAACCGCCAGGACGACTCGCGGTCGGTGTGCGCCAGCACCCACGCGTGCACCACCGAGCTCAGCGTCGACCCGTGCGAGGTGCGGGCCAGGTAGTAGTCGATCGTCCGCCCGATGAGGCCGGGATCGCACGCGTAGCCCAAGCGGCGCAGGATCGACGCGAACTCGTCGGGCGGCAGCAGGAAGAACAGCATCAGCACGTCGGCCTGCTTGGACGCCCGGTAGCGGTTGCACGTGTCGCCCTCGGCCTCCAGGATCCGGTCGAGGCGGCGGATATCGCCGTAGGTGGCCCGGTAGCCCTCCCAGTCCAGCTCGGCCAGGTCGGCGTAGCCGTCGAACTGGCTGATGACCCCGTCGTGGAAGACCACGCGCATCCGCTCGGTGATCCGGCGGAACTCCGCCAGCTCCTCGGGCGTCAGCTCCAGGGCATCCCGCAGCTCGCGGCTGCGCCACTGGGGCAGGGCCGCCACCACGTCCAGCGCCCGGAGCAGCACCCACACCGTCATGATGTTGGTGTAGGCGTTGTCGTCGAGCCCGGGCTCCTCCCGGCCGGGCATGCCGTCGTGGTATTCGTCGGGCCCCATGACACCGCGGATCCGGTAGCGGCCCATCTCCTCGTCGAACACGGTGAGCGAGGCCAGCATGCGGGCGATCTCCAGCAGCAGTTCCGCACCGAAGTCGGCGAGGAACGCCCTGTCGCCGGTGACCTGGTAGTGCTGCCAGACGTTGTAGGCGATCGCGATGCCGACATGGCGCTGCAGGCGCGAGTGGTCCGGCAGCCACCGGCCCGACTGGGGATTGAGGTGCAGGCGCTGGGTCTCCTCCCGCCCGTCACTGCCGCTCTGCCAGGGGAACAGGGCCCCGCGCAGGCCCGCGGCGCGCGCCGCCGCCCGCGCCTGGGGCAGGCGGCGCCAGCGGTAGCGCAGCAGCGACCGCGCGGTCTGCGGAAAGTGCAGATCGAGGAAGGGGAAGACGAACAGCTCGTCCCAGAAGACATGCCCCCGGTAGGCCTCGCCGTGCAGGCCGCGCGCGGGAACCCCGACATCGAGGTCGGCGGAGTGCGGCGACACGCTCTGCAGCAGGTGGAAGACGTGCAGGTTGAGCGCCAGCTGGCCCTCCCCGCCGCCGATGTCCACGGCACACGACCGCCAGATCCGCTCCCACGCGGCGGTGTGGCGCCGCAGCACCTCGTCGAACGAGCCGACCCGCCCCACCGCCTCGCGCGCCGCGGTCAGGCAGTCGCTGATGGCGGGGTCGCGCGATGTGCAGAGCGCCACCACCTTCTCCACGGTGGCCCCCTGCCCCTCGGCGATGTCGACCCGCGGCTCACAGGCGATCCAGCCATCCGATGTGCACACGGCCGGGCGCTCGCCGACGACGCTGTCCGGCGACTCCGGGACCATCGTGGTCCGGGCGGCCA contains:
- a CDS encoding MerR family transcriptional regulator, translating into METQHGLHTIGELAKLTGLTVKTIRFYSDEGIVPPSDRSAAGYRLYDAEAVARLDLVRTLRDLGIDLATIRAVLERKADIGAVATAHADALDAQIRVLRVRRAVLRTVAHRTPTERELSLMNRLAQLSAEERQSIIDDYHEAVFGGLDADNAVQQKYRAVAPALPDDPTPEQVDAWVELAELVQDPSFRQRSREMVVESARVRTEGASEYPSPAQQDLADKVTAAGRSALGAGTAPDSAEGQAIVEELMPAITAVYGGTDSPSRRVEIADEMSVFVDPRVERYWQLLVIINGWPAFEPRVPAWEWLIAALRVESAH
- a CDS encoding helix-turn-helix transcriptional regulator, producing MRASRLLSLLLLLQNRGRMTAARLAEELEVSERTIYRDVESLNAAGVPIYADRGTGGGYSLMEGYRTRLTGLTEGQAESLFLTGVPGAAAELGLGAEMAAANLKLLAALPAEMRERAERVRSRFHLDAPGWWQDRDPVPHLSALAAAVWEEHTVEVAYRRYDGRHVRRTLDPLGLVLKAGTWYFLARPHAARPESARADSDRPPTRQVRTFRVTRIEELTDTGVVFQRPEGFDLAEQWAIWSRDFEESRHSLRARVRLTPLGLELVRALSSAITAAGTSGAEVGEDGRYEVELRVESVEIAVSEFVRYGPEIEVLGPPELRTRLAEFARATAAVYGEAAP
- a CDS encoding helix-turn-helix domain-containing protein; this encodes MKTTHRPEHARGDLGRRVAHRRTELGLSREDVARRAGMHPGYVAYIEESPPQLTRAALHRLARALRTSAEALLGAESDAPPGCHPTYIADAELRELSREECLELIEPGGVGRLAFHVADETWPSVLPVNFAVVDGTVLLRTLAGGTIDRYARGDVGFEVDAIDGAMSEGWSVLVAGRARQVSGSAELMAILAAVPVRPWPGGDRATYVRIFPHRITGRRVRSRWAP
- a CDS encoding CBS domain-containing protein, translating into MTAPRLLLTEDTRVKEAAAEFVRTGVEAAPVIGAGGTLSGIVAEVDLLRDRMEADPRASMIPRSEPRTPLPLRVADVMTRRVVTATEVGDVAELADRMCRARVRCVPVVDEGSVVGMVCRRELLRSYARPDDRIRREVLTALSVRGPYTRGWDVRVRDGVAHLSGSNGHSASESSLVASIARTVPGVSRVVVEASGCAPALRPVHTAAAP
- a CDS encoding glycoside hydrolase family 65 protein — encoded protein: MSVWELTYDDLGPEHAGVREALCTLGNGCFAPRGATPEPHADASRRPGTYIAGCYNRLTSAVADHEVENEDLVNAPDWLPLTFRAEDGAWFTTEDAVDQRQELDMRRGVLTRTCRVRDHAGRVTRLTQRRLVSMADPRIAALETTLVPENWSGRLTVRSALDACVRNEGVPRYAMLRGDHLRPLDTGYDRSGPGDACRIWLRAETCTSEVRIALAARTTMVPESPDSVVGERPAVCTSDGWIACEPRVDIAEGQGATVEKVVALCTSRDPAISDCLTAAREAVGRVGSFDEVLRRHTAAWERIWRSCAVDIGGGEGQLALNLHVFHLLQSVSPHSADLDVGVPARGLHGEAYRGHVFWDELFVFPFLDLHFPQTARSLLRYRWRRLPQARAAARAAGLRGALFPWQSGSDGREETQRLHLNPQSGRWLPDHSRLQRHVGIAIAYNVWQHYQVTGDRAFLADFGAELLLEIARMLASLTVFDEEMGRYRIRGVMGPDEYHDGMPGREEPGLDDNAYTNIMTVWVLLRALDVVAALPQWRSRELRDALELTPEELAEFRRITERMRVVFHDGVISQFDGYADLAELDWEGYRATYGDIRRLDRILEAEGDTCNRYRASKQADVLMLFFLLPPDEFASILRRLGYACDPGLIGRTIDYYLARTSHGSTLSSVVHAWVLAHTDRESSWRFFLEALRSDIEDVQGGTTAEGIHLGAMAGTVDILTRCYTGLAAAEGVLRLDPLLPSELDRLTFRIRYRGHWGIEVAVREDQVAITVPSSEEPPIDVELAGRRFTIHPGTRRVFGPHRAREEPAGA